The genomic DNA AACGCCTGACCGGCCGGCGGTGAATTTTTATGGTAGTCGATGCAGACGACTTGAGTCAGAAAGCCCTGCTCGCTGGAGTCGTTCAGTTCGATCGCGGCGGTGCGGCGATAGGTTCCCTGAGCCGTCAGCTTTCCCTTCAGTCCAACCGCCGCCAGACGCTGGACGTCGCCCCCTTGAGGCAGAAAAAGCGTACCGGGCGTGACCTTCAGTTGCAGGTCTCCGGCAGTTTGCTTCCGCAGGTAGATCTTCATGCGATCCCCCAACGCCCCGCCGAGAAACTCGATCCGGACACTCACCGCTCCCGATTCGATAGCGGCGTGCAATTCCAGTTGTCGCGTCTCGGCAGACGCTGGCAATGCGAAAAGTCCAAGCCATGCCAAGGCGAAACGGATTACAAACTTGATCGAAAACATCGGTTCACTCGGTGTTGGAAGATTGGAATTCGGCGGCGATCGATTGTACCGCATATCGGTGGGTTGCCAAACATCCGCAATAGGTAAACGCAGCGTCGGCAACCTCGCTCGAATCCAGCGTGTCGCGGAAGAGAAAATTTGCACGGCCGCGATACTGCCACGATTCGCTGGCTATAATCGACCACCCGCAAGAAAAATCTTCCCACCACCATCACTCAACCCACCTGGAACTACGCCATGCGTCGATTTTCTGCTCTCCGCAGCCATGCCATGCTGCTCGCGTTCGCTCTACCCATTTTTCTCTCCACCGCTTCGCTTGCTGCCGCCGAAGGTTACGCCGTAAGTGTCGCCGCCGATCGCGACGATGCGATCTACGATTCGGGAGAGGCCGCCGCGTTTGTGATCTCCGTGACACGCGGCGACCAGCCTGTCACCGACGGCAAGCTGACCTATGTGGTCGACGATTTTTTGCGGAGCGGCAAAAGCGGAGGTTATCCCGAAGGCGAGGCTTCGCTCGATGGAAAGCCAGTTCGCGTGGCGGTGAAGTCGGACAAACCGAATGTCTTGCGTTGCCAAGTCACCTACACGCCAGCCGAGGGCAAGCCGATTCGCAGGTTGGCGGGGCTCGCGTTTTCGCCGACTGAGATCGAGCCGAGCATGCCGGTCCCGGATGACTTCGACGCCTTTTGGGCCGACCAGAAAAAGCAGCTAGCCGAAGTTGAGATCACGCCGACGCTGACGCCAGTCGAACAGAAGAACAACAAAATCGCCTGCTTTGACGTTCAAGTTCCCTGCTTGGGCGGCGCTCCGGTCTCGGGGTATTTTGCCAAACCTGTAGGGGCGGAAGAGAAGAGTTTGCCTGCGATTCTGTGGGTTCATGGAGCGGGCGTGCGAAGTTCGTCGCTGTACGCCGCAACCAAAGGAGCCAACGCGGGGATGCTGTCGATGGACATCAACGCTCACGGAATTCCCAACGGCAAGCCCGCTGAATTCTACGCTCAACAGAGCGGCGGTCCGCTGAAGAACTATCGTTATGCCGGCCGCGACAGTCGCGACACCATCTATTTCCGCGGGATGTTCCTGCGACTGGTTCGCGCGATCGACTTTCTGACGATGCAACCGGAATGGAACGGCCGCGAAGTGATCGTGATCGGTCACAGCCAAGGGGGCGGGCAAGCGTTGGTCGCTGGCGGTTTGGATCCACGCGTGACCTTGATCGCGTCGGGCGTGCCGGCGATCTGCGATCACACCGGAAACGTCGCCGGCCGCGTCAACGGCTGGCCGAAACTGGTTCCCAACGGGCCCGATGGAAAACCTGAACCGGCGGCACTGGAAGCTTCACGATACGTCGACTCGGTCAACTTCGCCTCGCGCTGCAAAGCCGACGCGATCATGAGCGTCGGTTTTGTCGATGTCACCTGTCCGCCGACTAGCTGTTACGCGGCGTACAACGCCTTGTTAGGCGAGAAGACGATGATCAGTGAACCTTTGATGGGGCACAACGCTCCGAAACATATCCACAAAGCGTTCTTCGATCGCGTGCTCCAGCACGTCGAACAAAGCCAACCCGCAGCGGCTAAGTAGACCGCCGCGGGCAATCGGATCGATCGTCTGGCGTTTACCACCAATCCCGTTCAACGAAGCGTAGTGGACGAGGTTACGAGTCCTTTTGCATCAGGCCAAATCGCTGGGACTCGTAACCTCGTCCACTACATCACGCCGCTAATTCTTTCGACGGTCCGAGGCTCCTTCGTTGAACGGTATTGCGTTTACCACAGCGGCAGACGATTTGGCCGGGACCAACGGATGCGAGCCAGCAGCACATCGCCGCGGTAGCCGTTCCACGGCATCCATTCGCCGACAGTGATCCACGATTCGTCGGGGCTGGCGTGGGTGACGTGGAAGTTGCCCATCAAGGCAACTTTCTTGGGGTCGTTCACTCCATCTCCGACCAGCGGCAACGCGACCTGTTCGGTCTCTCGGATCAGACATTGTCGCTGCACATCGACCTGAGCGACCCACAGCGGTGCACGCCAACGCATGACGTTTGCGTTGGATTCGTCCTCGCGGGTGTAGACCAGAAACAGCCCGTCGCTGTGTGTCAGCCAGTGTTGTTGCGTCGTCGACATTCCGATCGGCGTGCCGTCTTCCCATGCCCACGCCTTTTTCGGCGACCAGTTCAGCCCGTCCTCGCTGCTGCTGACATATCCGTGATCGTCTTCGGCGCGGATCGTCATCCAAAACTTGCCGTCAAACTCGGTCACGCTTGGTTCCAGCAGTCCGCGGCCGTGGCGATTCTCTAGCGGCGGGCCGATTTCACGCATCGTCAGTTGGTCGCCGTCGTAAGCCGCGTGGACACCAGCGACCATCCGGTTCTTCTCTCCGGGCCCAAAGGTGAACGACATCTGCACGTCGCCGTTGGGCAACACGACGCGTTGACCACATCCATTGGAGTAAATGGAGGTGTTGCGTGGATCTTCCCATTCGAGAATCTTGCGTTGCGACCAAGTGCCATCGGCGGCGCGGGTGGCATAAACGGGATAGCGCGACAACTGCTCCTTCCGAGCAAAATATTTGCCTTTGTAAAAGACGACGTGCCCAAGGGCGAGGACCGAATTCGATTGCGGATGGTATTGCGGAACGACGTCGCAGACCGCAGCTTTCAAGTCGTCGCTACGGCCGGGGATTGGATCGCGTCCCAACGCCGGAATCGGCTCGGGATCGCTCCACGTCTTCCCAAGATCGGTCGACGTCGACCAACAGACAGGGCCGAAATAGTCCGATCCGCCGATCTCTTGAATCGTCATCAGCGCGATCGGTTTGCCATCGGGGCCCGGCATCATGCAGACTCGAGGATGAAACCAAGTCGCTCCCTTGCCATCGCGATTCTCCCACAGGGTTTGCTTGGAGATCGAAGCGATCAGCGGTTCGTCGGCACGGGCAAGCGTCGCCAAGTTCGCTCCCATGCAAATTGCGATTATGATGGCGATCCGCAGGTGGTGCTTCGGGATCACTGATAAACTTACGGTACGCATCTTGAATTCCTCATAGTTGTTTTGGTCGTCGGCAATCCAACATTGGATGTTTGAATTATGGCAACATTGTATCGAATGATTTTGGGCAGAAGGTCGTCTCTCGGATCGATGGTTTGTGCACTTGCGGCGGCAATCGCGATCGTTGCCGCGCCGATTCCTCGGGGCTACGGCGATGAACCGCCGACGCGCGAAGAGGCAGTGCAGGCGATGCATCGCGCCGTTGCCTTCTTTCGCGATCAAGCATCGGCAGGGGGCGGGTATGTGTTTGGTTTGAGCGAGGATCTTTCGCTGCGAGAAGGCGAAGGGAAGGTTGGCCATTCGACAGCCTGGATCGAACCGCCAGCAACGCCTGCGGTTGGGCTGGCCTATCTGAACGCGTACCGTTTGACCAACGATCCGATCCTGTTGGACGCGGCGCGGAAAACCGCAACGGCTTTGATCAACGGACAACTAGTTTCCGGCGGATGGGGCGAGCAGATCGAATTTGCACCGCGCGATCGGGCTCGGTACGCGTATCGCGTCGATTCGATGGAGGTTGGTAAACGCCGCAACACGAGCACGCTGGACGATAATAAAACGCAGTCGTCGTTGCGATTCTTGATGCAGTTGGACAGCACGTTGGAATTCCGCGATGCCAAGCTGCACGAAGCGGCTCGGTTCGGCTTGGACCGCGTTCTGACAGCTCAATACCGCAACGGAGCTTGGCCGCAGCGATTCGATGGACCAAACGATCAGGCCGAAGTTCCTGTCGTGAAGGCGAGCTTTCCAGAGCAGTCGCCGAAGACGTTTCCCAAACAGAAATACGATTCGTTCTATACGCTCAACGACAACACGCATTGCGACGCGATTGCCACGATGCTGGAGGCCTGGGACACCTACCAAGATCCTCGTTACAAAGAGGCAGCGATCCGCGGCGGCGACTTTTTGCTGTTGGCTCAACTGCCCCAACCTCAGCCCGGTTGGGCGCAACAGTACGACTACCAGATGCATCCAGTCTGGGCTCGGAAATTTGAACCGCCATCGATCTCCGGGGGCGAGTCGCAGGGAGCGATGCAAATGTTGTTGCACCTGTACCGTCGGACTGGCGACAAGCGTTATCTGCAAGCGGTGCGGACCGCCCTGCCCTACTTCAATCGCTCGCTGCGCGAAGACGGGCGGTTGCCGCGATTCCTGGAACTGCAAACCAATCGCCCGTTGTATCTGACCCGCGATTACGCGGTAACCTACAACGACAACGATCTGCCAACGCACTACAGTTTTGTTGTGAAGGCCAGGCTGGATTCGATCGAAAAGGAACTCAACAAGCTGGAATCGTTGCCGCCGGACCAGCTATGGCGCCCCGGCAAAAGGAAGTCGCCGAAGATGAGCGACGCCTTGTCGAAGGCGGCATCACAACGGATCGATTCGCTGGACCAACGTGGAGCCTGGGTGGAGAAGGGGAAGCTAAAGACGCACGCCCAGACGCCTGGGGGGCGGATTATTTCGAGCACAACATTTATCAAGAATCTCGATGTGTTGGCGGAATATGTCGCCGCGGCCAATCGCTAGGTTCACACGCTGCAGCGATGGTTTGCTATAACGTCCATCGCACGGATGCGTGCGTTTGATCTCCGACTAAACTTGATGAAAACAATGCCCGACGCTTCCGAACCGATCGATCCCTATCACAAGTGGTTGGGAATTCCCAAGCCGCAGCAGCCGCCGACGCATTACCGCTTGCTGGGGATCGAACCGTTTGAGAACAACCCCGAGGTGATCGACGCTGCCGCCAGTCGCCAGGTCGCGTATCTGCATCAACTGACCTCAGGACCGCACCGCCGATTGACTCAGAAGTTGATGAACGAGATCGCTCAGGCGCGTCGTGTGTTGATGGATGATGCATCGCGGGAGAAGTACGATGCGCAGCTGCGCGATCGCCCGGCGGAGAAGCCCGCCTCACCAAAGCCGGAAAACAAGATCGACTTTGGCACCTTCCCCGCAATCGACTTCGGCGAGAAGAAGACGCGAAAGCCTATCGATACGGATTCATTTGCGGTCGTCACCGACCAGTCGAGCGAAGAACCCGCGGCCAGCATTGGCGATTCGGGGGCGTCACGTCCACGTGGCGGAAGAGCCCCCAAAGCGTGGTGGCAGAAGAATGATTGGCGAATCCATCTAGGGATCTCCGCCATTTCCGTCGCGATCTTCGTCGTCTATCTGCTGTTCTGGGGCCCTGGATCGAACAACCGGTTTGTTCCCGAGGGAAACTTTGAACAACCCAAGATCCAAAACTTCGACGACCAATTTATCGATTAACGCGGCGACAGGATCGTCGCCGCGTCGTTGAGTGTCGCTTGGTCTATTTGAGCTTCAGTTGATCGATCGAACGGGCGGCGACGGAGGTCTTCGTTTCGACCAGCGTCTCGTTCAGGCGAGCGCGATATTCCATCATGCTCTCAGCACCTTCGAAGCCGACGACGGTCTCGTCCCAGTCCAACTGCTTGCTGAGCACGCGGCCGGCATCGATATCGAACTTGATCGTGCCGTTGCTCAACTGTTGAACGACTTGCGATTTGACTTTGGGATCGCTGATCGGCGTGATCGGTTGCGATTGAACGGTGATCGTTGCAACGCCGGTTTGCACTTTTTTAAGTGTATAGAGTTCGCGGACGTCGATCCGTTTGACTTGGCCGCCGGCAAGCCGCGCGTGCGTTTGGCGTGGCACAGCCCAGGTATCGCCAACTTTGATCGCCTTGGGTGGCAGTGGCAGGGTCAAACCTCCCATGCCCAAATTGGCTTTGGTGCCAGCGTGACTCTCGCGTTCTTTTTCCTGTCCCTGTCCGTTGATGCTGACGGTGGTCAACGGTTTGCCCAACGTCGCTTTGACAGCTTCGAATTGGTAGGGTGGATCCTCGCCCGACTTGCTGTCCCAACGGACCTCGTCGGCCTCGCCGATCTTCTGGCTCAGTTCGGTGTCTTGAACCATGTGGACAAAGGTCATTTGGCCGGTTGCCGGATCGACCGATTCGACGTTCCAGACCTTGGTGCTCAGACTGCGGACGTTGGTCAATTCGTCTTTGCCACGAATCCGCGTCTTCGTCTTGGCGACATGGGTGACTTGGTACTGCAGCGTCTCGCCTGCTTTTAATTGGTAGTGCAACAGATACGCTGGTTCGGCTTGCACCGCGGGGCTCGCGTTGTTGGTCTGTTGAGCACCAGCAGATCCAACGAGCACGGCCAACAACAAAGTCATTGGGAGGCTGGCGGAAAAGGCGATTCGAGTCATGAGTGCATTCCTTGCAAAGCAATTGAGGCGGGAAACATCCAATGTTTTCAGCCCAAGGATGGCAAAAACGCCAAAATTAGGCAACCCGAATCTGGTTCCGCGTTGGGCCCCGGTAGCGCGAACCGCTGCCGATGAGATTGGCCCGAAGATGCATCACGACCGCGAGGCGGTTGGGGCCGCGGCGGCCGGGAAATCGCGAAGTGCGTTATTCAAACGCGTGACCACAGTCGCAGTTTTTACGCCGGACGTGCGATTCCTTTCCGCACTTGGGACACTTTTTTTGGGTCCAGGATGTCGAGTGAGGTTTCGCCTTGGGATTGCTGCTAGCCTCGCTCGCCTTGCGTTTCCGTTCGGCTCGAAGCTTTTCGGTGCGTGCCGAATCGGCCTGCAAGACCGCGCACTGCGGATGAATTCCTCCATTGGAATAGGTCCGTTTGCCACAGATGGGACAGACCTTCCCCGATTCTTGAACTCTCCAAGGCGTCGGCTTCTTCTCGCTCATCGCGGCCTTCCTCCAGGCATGCACGCACCCCGGTCGGACATCCACGAGCCTTTCCATGCTCGTGCAACTCGCAACCTAACTGAAGCACTGGACGGACAAATCCAGCGCGTACCAACAAAGGCAGCATCTGGCGTTGTCGAAAACGCATGAGAGGAATACCGAAAAACACCCGGCTTCCGTTTAGTTCCTTCTGCGACGCTCAAAACTGTGCGTCGGCTGAAAGCAACCTAAGAAGAAAGGAACTCCAAAGCAAAGAGCCCATGCGACATTGTTAACTAATGTACAGCAAAACGGGGCAAAAGTCCACGAAGAACTAGAGATCAGCCCGGGCAATGGCGTTTTGTACCCTGGATTGGCCTCCCCACGGAGGGCGTACGGGAATTCCCCTGGGCAACTTGGAAGCTTACCGCCAGAACAACTATCATGGGCGCAAGTCTCGGGCGACGCGGCGATCGCCCGACGTTGGTCCCGCTGGCGCCGGTCCCTCATCTTCGACGGAGTTGCCCTTCTATGGTTCGCATTCAAACTTCATTCGCTTTGGCGATCGGAACCTGTTTGCTGTCGGCGGCGATCGCGGCCGGCGGTGACCGGCCCAACGTGTTGTTGATCTGTGTCGACGATCTGAAGCCGACGATTGGATGTTTTGGCGATCCCGTCGCAGTCACTCCCAACATCGACGCCTTGGCATCGCGAGGCGTTCGCTTTGACGCGGCCTACTGCAACCAAGCTGTCTGTTCGCCCAGCCGCAATTCGTTGATGACGGGACTGCGACCGCAGACGATCGGCGTCTACGATTTGGGAACCCACTTCCGGCTCGCAGTTCCCGATGCCGTCACGTTCAGCCAGTACTTCAAACAGCATGGCTATCGGGCGGAGGGACTTGGCAAGATCTACCACACCGGCCATGGCAATGTCAACGACAAGGCATCCTGGAGCGTGCCGTTGTGGCGTCCAAAGGCGGCTCAATATGTCCTGCCCGAGAGCTTGCAAAACCACCGCCCCGATTCGAAGGGCAGAAATCGCGGACCGGCGACCGAAGCGGCCGATGTTTCCGATGAGACCTATGCCGATGGCAAGATCGCCCGCGAAGCGATCGCTCGTTTAACAGCGGCCAGCAAGCGGCAAGACCAACCGTTTTTTATCGCGGTCGGTTTTCTGAAGCCCCACCTACCCTTCGTCGCTCCACAGAAATACTGGGACCTCTACCAACCCGATGCGTTACCGATGCCCGAGGTGGTCGTGCCGCCGACAGGTGCGCCAAGTTACGCTGCAGTCAAAGGTGGCGAACTGCGAAGCTACAGCGACATGCACGACAAAAAGGAGATCGATCCACAGACGACGCGGCATCTGATCCACGGCTACTACGCCGCCACCAGTTATGCCGACGCGCAGATCGGTCGCGTGATCGATAAAGCCAAACAACTCGGGCTGCTCGACAACACGATCGTCGTGCTGTGGGGCGACCACGGTTGGCATCTGGGCGATCACGGGATGTGGTGCAAACACACAAACTACGAACAGGCGGCGCGGATCCCCTTGATCGTTGCCGCACCGAAATCGCAACGGGACCTCGTCAGCAACTCGCTCGTTGAAACTGTCGACATCTATCCCACGGTCGCTGAACTGGCTGGGCTGCCTCAACCGAAAGGCCTCGATGGAATCAGCTTTGCAAATCTGATCGAGAAGCCCGATGCAGCGACTCGCGATCACGTAACCCATGTCTATCCCCGCGGCAGCCGCTTGGGGCGGGCGATCCGCGATTCACGCTATCGGTTGGTCCAGTGGAAGTCGCCCGGCGGAAAAGATGCGACGGCGGAGCTGGAGCTGTACGACTACCAGACCGATCCACTGGAAACAAAAAACGTGGCGTCGGAAAATCCCGAGGTCGTCGCTCGGATGTTGGATCTGTTGGCGCAACAACCCGAAGCGAAACGTCAATGGAAAGCGAAGGGGAAGTCGGGATCGAATTCAAACGGAAAAGGGGCTAAGAAAACGCCGGGCAAACCTAAACCAGTCAGTACAGATGAAAAAACGGGAACTTAGCAAAATGATTTTGCGACGCCCTAGTATCCCCACGGGAGTAAACGATGTCCGCGGCAAGTCATAGAAACTTGTTGGTTGGTGCCTTGGCGGTTCAATTGCGGCTGATCGATGTCGGTGACGTCGCCGCGGCGATCGTCCGCTGGACGGAAGACAAGTCGCAGTCGCTGGAAGATTTGCTGCATGCGGAGAATCGCATCGATGCGCAGACCAAGCAACTGCTGACCTCGCTTGTCGACAAACAGATCGAGTTGCATCAAGGTTCGACCGAAGCCGCACTGGGAACGATCTGCCCGCCGTCGGAACCCTCGCTGTCGACACTCTACCAGTCGCTGCGACCGATCGAAGATGCCGATGTCACCGATTCACTGAACTCGGTTTCCGATATCGCTGCCGAATCGATCGACCCGTGGGCGACAAATTTTCATCCCACGACATCGGATGAGTTGCCAAGCGACGCGGCGGCGGCGAGCCACCGAACTCGATATCAAAAGCTGCGCGATCATGCCAAGGGAGGCCTCGGGCAGGTCTATGTCGCCCGCGACGAAGAGCTGAATCGACAGGTCGCGCTGAAACAAATTCAGGCGAGGTTCTCCGGTGACCAAGGGGCTCGGCAGCGATTCATTCTTGAAGCCGAGATCACCGGCGGGCTGGAACATCCCGGCGTGGTCCCGGTTTATGGTTTGGGTGTGTACGAGGATGGCCAGCCCTATTATGCGATGCGATTCATTCGCGGGCAGAGCATGGAAGCGGCGATCGCGTCGTTTCACCAGCGGTTCCCCAAAACCGGAGCGCCCGCGTGGCGCGATCCCGAGCGGACGTTGGAACTGCGAAAGCTGTTGAGTCGTGTGTTGGATGTCTGCCAAGCGATCGCGTACGCTCATTCTCGCGGCGTGTTGCACCGTGACATCAAACCCGACAACATCATGCTGGGGAAATACGGCGAGACGTTGGTCGTCGATTGGGGCTTGGCGAAAGTCGCTGGATTAGACGATGTCGAATCAGAGGCGGTCGATGAACCGCATCTGGCTCCCGCGTCGGGAAGCGATTCGGCGCCAACACGCTTTGGGAGCGTGATCGGAACGCCGGGCTACATGAGTCCCGAGCAGGCCAGCGGGGAGATCGATGCGATTGGTCCTGCAAGCGATGTCTATTCGTTGGGGGCTTCGCTGTACTGTTTGTTGGTCGGCAAACCACCGTTTCAATCGCGCGACGCCGACGGCAATCCGCTAACGATCACTCAGTTGTTAGAAAAGGTTCGCAACAGTGAATTCACCGCGCCGCGTCAAATCGATCCTGCGATTCCGAAACCACTGGCGGCGATCTGCGTTCGCGCGATGGCCAAAGATCCCGAAAATCGCTACGCCAATCCACTGGAACTAGCCGACGAACTGGAGCGTTGGATGGCCGACGAACCGGTCACAGCGTACCGCGAATCGGGCCTGCAACGACTGCGCCGTTGGGTCAAGCGGCACCAGACCTTGGCCGCTGCTAGCGCCGCGATCGTGCTGGTTTCCGTGTTGGGTTTGAGTTCGTTTTCGGTGGTGCTGGGAAAGAAGAACATCCAGTTGGCCGAGCTGGCTGATTCGCTGAGCACCAAGAACCAGCAGCTCGATCAACGCGGCCAGGAGCTCCAGAAATCGAACGAAGAGCTGCGGATCGCCGAAGCGGAGGCGACGGAAAAGGCGGCGATCGCAACGGCGGTCACCGAGTTCTTGAACGACGACCTATTGTCTCAAGCATCACCTGCCAAAAATCCCGATCCGCAACTGCAAGTCCGCACGCTCTTTGAACAAGCACTCCAAGGCATGCAGGATCGCTTCAGCGACCAACCGTTAGTGAAAGC from Rosistilla oblonga includes the following:
- a CDS encoding acetylxylan esterase — encoded protein: MRRFSALRSHAMLLAFALPIFLSTASLAAAEGYAVSVAADRDDAIYDSGEAAAFVISVTRGDQPVTDGKLTYVVDDFLRSGKSGGYPEGEASLDGKPVRVAVKSDKPNVLRCQVTYTPAEGKPIRRLAGLAFSPTEIEPSMPVPDDFDAFWADQKKQLAEVEITPTLTPVEQKNNKIACFDVQVPCLGGAPVSGYFAKPVGAEEKSLPAILWVHGAGVRSSSLYAATKGANAGMLSMDINAHGIPNGKPAEFYAQQSGGPLKNYRYAGRDSRDTIYFRGMFLRLVRAIDFLTMQPEWNGREVIVIGHSQGGGQALVAGGLDPRVTLIASGVPAICDHTGNVAGRVNGWPKLVPNGPDGKPEPAALEASRYVDSVNFASRCKADAIMSVGFVDVTCPPTSCYAAYNALLGEKTMISEPLMGHNAPKHIHKAFFDRVLQHVEQSQPAAAK
- a CDS encoding sialidase family protein, which produces MRTVSLSVIPKHHLRIAIIIAICMGANLATLARADEPLIASISKQTLWENRDGKGATWFHPRVCMMPGPDGKPIALMTIQEIGGSDYFGPVCWSTSTDLGKTWSDPEPIPALGRDPIPGRSDDLKAAVCDVVPQYHPQSNSVLALGHVVFYKGKYFARKEQLSRYPVYATRAADGTWSQRKILEWEDPRNTSIYSNGCGQRVVLPNGDVQMSFTFGPGEKNRMVAGVHAAYDGDQLTMREIGPPLENRHGRGLLEPSVTEFDGKFWMTIRAEDDHGYVSSSEDGLNWSPKKAWAWEDGTPIGMSTTQQHWLTHSDGLFLVYTREDESNANVMRWRAPLWVAQVDVQRQCLIRETEQVALPLVGDGVNDPKKVALMGNFHVTHASPDESWITVGEWMPWNGYRGDVLLARIRWSRPNRLPLW
- a CDS encoding pectate lyase, whose translation is MVCALAAAIAIVAAPIPRGYGDEPPTREEAVQAMHRAVAFFRDQASAGGGYVFGLSEDLSLREGEGKVGHSTAWIEPPATPAVGLAYLNAYRLTNDPILLDAARKTATALINGQLVSGGWGEQIEFAPRDRARYAYRVDSMEVGKRRNTSTLDDNKTQSSLRFLMQLDSTLEFRDAKLHEAARFGLDRVLTAQYRNGAWPQRFDGPNDQAEVPVVKASFPEQSPKTFPKQKYDSFYTLNDNTHCDAIATMLEAWDTYQDPRYKEAAIRGGDFLLLAQLPQPQPGWAQQYDYQMHPVWARKFEPPSISGGESQGAMQMLLHLYRRTGDKRYLQAVRTALPYFNRSLREDGRLPRFLELQTNRPLYLTRDYAVTYNDNDLPTHYSFVVKARLDSIEKELNKLESLPPDQLWRPGKRKSPKMSDALSKAASQRIDSLDQRGAWVEKGKLKTHAQTPGGRIISSTTFIKNLDVLAEYVAAANR
- a CDS encoding J domain-containing protein gives rise to the protein MKTMPDASEPIDPYHKWLGIPKPQQPPTHYRLLGIEPFENNPEVIDAAASRQVAYLHQLTSGPHRRLTQKLMNEIAQARRVLMDDASREKYDAQLRDRPAEKPASPKPENKIDFGTFPAIDFGEKKTRKPIDTDSFAVVTDQSSEEPAASIGDSGASRPRGGRAPKAWWQKNDWRIHLGISAISVAIFVVYLLFWGPGSNNRFVPEGNFEQPKIQNFDDQFID
- a CDS encoding sulfatase; translation: MVRIQTSFALAIGTCLLSAAIAAGGDRPNVLLICVDDLKPTIGCFGDPVAVTPNIDALASRGVRFDAAYCNQAVCSPSRNSLMTGLRPQTIGVYDLGTHFRLAVPDAVTFSQYFKQHGYRAEGLGKIYHTGHGNVNDKASWSVPLWRPKAAQYVLPESLQNHRPDSKGRNRGPATEAADVSDETYADGKIAREAIARLTAASKRQDQPFFIAVGFLKPHLPFVAPQKYWDLYQPDALPMPEVVVPPTGAPSYAAVKGGELRSYSDMHDKKEIDPQTTRHLIHGYYAATSYADAQIGRVIDKAKQLGLLDNTIVVLWGDHGWHLGDHGMWCKHTNYEQAARIPLIVAAPKSQRDLVSNSLVETVDIYPTVAELAGLPQPKGLDGISFANLIEKPDAATRDHVTHVYPRGSRLGRAIRDSRYRLVQWKSPGGKDATAELELYDYQTDPLETKNVASENPEVVARMLDLLAQQPEAKRQWKAKGKSGSNSNGKGAKKTPGKPKPVSTDEKTGT